Proteins from a genomic interval of Euwallacea fornicatus isolate EFF26 chromosome 1, ASM4011564v1, whole genome shotgun sequence:
- the LOC136343899 gene encoding glutathione S-transferase C-terminal domain-containing protein homolog, with the protein MNTLFIKVCLQGGKYFVDIKTFVVISIYELAEKDKLKLNVDITRLNKDCFIEVSFEGTDFEVLSEPPVLSNLSVWPIILLDDNYIISGLCSVSRQICRLSDKEDVKKLLGFREACLVACAETSIWTKFCEIDIILMVSNILTFKQNIFHMPEDILRYESHLSQPVRMHNIYKLARNNKNDQGIKSSASHHELEVPHDYAEGPYITLADLILYPCFTIIFQYFEYNTLSVKAYLPLTVEWFNRVRHQYVLPKFHLNFNKLFNKTIIIPKVSNVSLYKADPVHMVSAKHHTKQYKIESALNLLKPLMGCIVNSLNPIGFNNNSFNWDAIPLPANPHGGALPASRADRKCKQLENLIKAALEVVGEKHYRIVDFCSGSGHMGILIALVLPQCQVILVENKERSLARARNTISQLKLTNVIMVQSNLDYFTGDFNLGMSLHACGLATDLVIQQCIKNKADFICCPCCYGGIKNSHEMSYPKSRSFKKCFLSKEDNYFNLAHAADQTHQQENVKTEQGYFCMDVIDSDRRLFAEECGYKVHLGKLQPVTCTNKNNLLVGQFVEKLE; encoded by the coding sequence ATGAATACTTTATTTATAAAGGTGTGCCTTCAGGGGGGGAAGTATTTTGTGGACATTAAGACTTTTGTGGTGATTAGTATATATGAACTTGCAGAgaaagataaattgaaattgaatgtTGACATTACAAGATTGAATAAAGACTGCTTTATTGAGGTTAGTTTTGAAGGTACAGATTTTGAGGTTTTATCTGAACCCCCTGTACTAAGCAACTTAAGTGTTTGGCCAATAATTTTGTTAGATGATAACTACATAATCTCAGGCCTCTGCTCAGTTTCTAGGCAAATTTGCAGACTTAGTGATAAAGAGGATGTAAAGAAATTATTGGGTTTTCGTGAGGCCTGCTTAGTTGCATGTGCAGAGACGTCAATATGGACTAAGTTTTGTGAAATTGATATCATCCTTATGGTGagcaatattttaacttttaaacagaatatatTTCACATGCCTGAAGATATATTGAGATATGAAAGTCACTTAAGCCAGCCTGTACGAATGCATAACATCTACAAGTTGGcgagaaacaataaaaatgaccAAGGCATTAAAAGCTCAGCTTCCCACCATGAGCTTGAGGTGCCTCATGATTATGCTGAAGGCCCATATATCACATTGGcagatttaattttgtatCCCTGTTTCACTATAATTTTCCAATACTTCGAGTACAATACCTTGTCAGTTAAAGCATATTTGCCCCTAACTGTAGAGTGGTTCAACCGAGTGAGGCACCAATATGTCTTACCCAAATTTCATctaaactttaataaattattcaataaaacaataattatccCTAAAGTCAGTAATGTAAGCCTCTATAAGGCAGATCCAGTTCACATGGTTTCTGCCAAACACCACactaaacaatataaaatcgAGTCTGCCTTAAACCTACTTAAGCCCCTTATGGGGTGTATTGTAAATAGTTTAAATCCTAtaggttttaataataattcatttaattGGGATGCTATTCCGTTGCCGGCAAACCCTCATGGAGGGGCGTTACCTGCTTCTAGAGCAGACAGAAAGTGCAAGCAATtggagaatttaattaaagctgCCTTAGAGGTTGTGGGAGAGAAACACTACCGAATAGTTGATTTTTGCAGCGGTAGCGGGCATATGGGAATACTCATTGCATTGGTGTTGCCCCAATGTCAAGTTATTCTGGTGGAAAACAAAGAAAGATCTTTGGCCAGAGCCAGAAACACCATTTCTCAGCTTAAACTCACCAACGTCATAATGGTGCAGTCAAATCTGGACTACTTCACTGGGGATTTTAATTTGGGCATGTCGTTGCATGCTTGTGGCTTAGCCACAGACCTGGTAATCCAACAGTGCATCAAAAACAAGGCAGATTTTATTTGTTGTCCCTGTTGCTATGGAGGCATTAAAAATAGCCATGAAATGTCATATCCAAAAAGTCGTAgctttaaaaagtgttttctTAGTAAAGAAGATAATTACTTTAACTTAGCGCATGCTGCTGATCAGACACACCAGCAAGAAAATGTTAAGACTGAGCAGGGCTACTTTTGCATGGATGTTATCGATAGTGATAGGAGACTGTTTGCGGAAGAGTGCGGATACAAGGTGCATTTGGGCAAGTTGCAGCCAGTGACTTGTACTAATAAGAATAATTTGTTAGTGGGCCAGTTTGTGGAAAAGTTGGAGTGA
- the JTBR gene encoding protein JTB translates to MIESCPKKRMLLGITVLGILTVVVLILESHWTDNNRKGNLKKSTFVVEQNSTCFEKESFEVIKDCEPCSAFELHSKTLGVCVHTQYKEVLKCANGDVVTRSCDRAAYYDEREFWRFEGFMLVLSLVSTVCVSARKKVLNKRMVQRVQRQLANCV, encoded by the exons ATGATCGAATCGTGCCCCAAAAAACGCATGCTCTTAGGAATTACCGTCTTGGGAAT CCTAACAGTCGTAGTCCTAATCCTAGAGTCCCACTGGACTGACAACAACCGCAAAGGCAATCTCAAAAAGAGCACTTTTGTGGTCGAACAAAACTCCACTTGCTTCGAAAAGGAATCCTTTGAGGTGATCAAAGACTGCGAGCCTTGTTCCGCCTTCGAGCTACACAGTAAAACTTTGGGGGTCTGTGTACACACTCAGTACAAAGAGGTGTTAAAATGTGCCAATGGAGATGTGGTGACTCGGAGCTGCGACAGGGCTGCTTACTATGATGAAAGGGAGTTTTGGAGATTTGAGGGATTTATGTTAGTCTTGAGTTTGGTTTCTACTGTGTGTGTTAGTGCCAGGAAGAAAGTGTTGAATAAAAGAATGGTGCAGCGGGTACAAAGACAACTAGCTAATTGCGTCTAA